A single window of Ficedula albicollis isolate OC2 chromosome 8, FicAlb1.5, whole genome shotgun sequence DNA harbors:
- the PTGFR gene encoding prostaglandin F2-alpha receptor isoform X1: MNSSKSPGLAGFGVLKNSTCHTEKKISVFFSIIFMTAGILSNSLAIVILMKAYQRFRQKSKASFLLLASGLVVTDLFGHLINGAIAVFVYASDKDWIRFNQSNILCSVFGICMVFFGLCPLFLGSVMAVERCIGVTKPIFHSTKMTSRHVKMMLTMVCLFAVLIALLPILRFRAYQIQASRTWCFYKTEHVEDWEDRFYLLLFSCLGFLALAISFLCNAVTGITLLRVKFKSQQRQGRSHHFEMIIQLLAIMCVSCICWSPFLVTMARIGINEGGSKETCETILFALRMATWNQILDPWVYILLRKAVLKNLYKITSGCCGVHVINLHMWELSSIKNSLKVAAISESPGSSKQINLQPLSSMGQ, translated from the exons ATGAACAGTTCAAAATCACCAGGGCTGGCTGGATTTGGAGTCTTGAAAAACTCAACGTGCCACACGGAGAAAaagatttcagttttcttttccataatCTTCATGACGGCGGGAATTTTGTCCAACAGTCTTGCAATAGTAATTCTCATGAAGGCATACCAGAGATTCAGACAGAAATCAAAAGCCTCCTTTTTGCTTCTTGCCAGTGGCTTGGTTGTCACAGATCTCTTTGGTCACCTCATCAATGGAGCCATTGCAGTGTTTGTGTACGCATCAGATAAAGACTGGATTCGATTTAACCAGTCCAACATTCTGTGCAGTGTTTTTGGCATCTGCatggttttctttggtttgtgcCCACTCTTCCTGGGCAGTGTGATGGCTGTTGAACGGTGCATTGGAGTCACTAAGCCAATATTTCACTCTACAAAAATGACTTCTAGACATGTGAAAATGATGTTGACTATGGTATGTCTGTTTGCTGTTCTTATAGCTTTGCTGCCTATTCTTAGGTTTAGAGCCTACCAAATTCAAGCATCGAGGACCTGGTGCTTCTATAAAACAGAACATGTTGAGGACTGGGAAGACAGATTTTATCTCTTACTTTTTTCTTGCCTTGGGTTCCTGGCCCTTGCTATTTCATTCCTGTGCAATGCTGTCACAGGAATTACCCTCTTAAGAGTCAAATTTAAAAGTCAACAAAGACAAGGCAGATCTCATCATTTTGAAATGATCATTCAGCTCTTGGCTATAATGTGTGTTTCTTGCATTTGCTGGAGCCCGTTCCTG GTGACAATGGCCAGGATTGGGATAAATGAAGGTGGCTCAAAGGAGACCTGTGAAACGATACTTTTTGCTCTCCGAATGGCCACGTGGAACCAGATTTTAGACCCCTGGGTGTACATTCTGCTCCGGAAGGCTGTTCTCAAAAACCTGTACAAGATCACCAGTGGGTGCTGTGGTGTGCATGTCATAAACTTACACATGTGGGAACTCAGCTCCATCAAGAATTCCCTGAAGGTTGCAGCAATATCAGAGTCACCAGGAAGTTCCAAACAGATAAACCTCCAGCCTCTCAGCTCTATGGGACAATAA
- the PTGFR gene encoding prostaglandin F2-alpha receptor isoform X2: MNSSKSPGLAGFGVLKNSTCHTEKKISVFFSIIFMTAGILSNSLAIVILMKAYQRFRQKSKASFLLLASGLVVTDLFGHLINGAIAVFVYASDKDWIRFNQSNILCSVFGICMVFFGLCPLFLGSVMAVERCIGVTKPIFHSTKMTSRHVKMMLTMVTMARIGINEGGSKETCETILFALRMATWNQILDPWVYILLRKAVLKNLYKITSGCCGVHVINLHMWELSSIKNSLKVAAISESPGSSKQINLQPLSSMGQ; the protein is encoded by the exons ATGAACAGTTCAAAATCACCAGGGCTGGCTGGATTTGGAGTCTTGAAAAACTCAACGTGCCACACGGAGAAAaagatttcagttttcttttccataatCTTCATGACGGCGGGAATTTTGTCCAACAGTCTTGCAATAGTAATTCTCATGAAGGCATACCAGAGATTCAGACAGAAATCAAAAGCCTCCTTTTTGCTTCTTGCCAGTGGCTTGGTTGTCACAGATCTCTTTGGTCACCTCATCAATGGAGCCATTGCAGTGTTTGTGTACGCATCAGATAAAGACTGGATTCGATTTAACCAGTCCAACATTCTGTGCAGTGTTTTTGGCATCTGCatggttttctttggtttgtgcCCACTCTTCCTGGGCAGTGTGATGGCTGTTGAACGGTGCATTGGAGTCACTAAGCCAATATTTCACTCTACAAAAATGACTTCTAGACATGTGAAAATGATGTTGACTATG GTGACAATGGCCAGGATTGGGATAAATGAAGGTGGCTCAAAGGAGACCTGTGAAACGATACTTTTTGCTCTCCGAATGGCCACGTGGAACCAGATTTTAGACCCCTGGGTGTACATTCTGCTCCGGAAGGCTGTTCTCAAAAACCTGTACAAGATCACCAGTGGGTGCTGTGGTGTGCATGTCATAAACTTACACATGTGGGAACTCAGCTCCATCAAGAATTCCCTGAAGGTTGCAGCAATATCAGAGTCACCAGGAAGTTCCAAACAGATAAACCTCCAGCCTCTCAGCTCTATGGGACAATAA